The Deltaproteobacteria bacterium genome contains a region encoding:
- a CDS encoding valine--tRNA ligase, which produces MAGKETDKAYDPKGIEEKWYAFWVGKGLFHADPSRPGDAYTIVIPPPNVTGSLHMGHALNVTLQDVLIRYRIMTGCNALWLPGTDHAGIATQNVVERLLAKEGIGRQDLGREAFVERVWKWKEESGGVILRQLKRLGASCDWERERFTMDEGLSRAVREAFTRLYRKGLIYRGRYIINWCPRCRTALSDLEVTYEETKGALYYIRYPEMSGRRSVVVATTRPETMLGDTAVAVNPKDERFEGRVGSTLRLPLMGRPIPLIADEMVDREFGTGAVKITPSHDPNDFEVAKRHELPSVRVIDESGKMTPEAGAFAGMDRFACRQAVVDKLGEEGLLEKVEPYLHNVGHCYRCRTIVEPAESIQWFVRTKPLAEPAIRAVKTGETRIVPSQWEKTYFEWMENIRDWCISRQIWWGHRIPAWHCAGCGQTTVAADAPDRCSFCGSASLRQEDDVLDTWFSSALWPFSTLGWPDETEDMARYYPTSALVTGFDILFFWVARMMMMGIAFTGKAPFRDVVIHALVRDVKGEKMSKTRGNVIDPLEVMDRYGTDAFRFTLVALAAQGRDIRMSDDRVEGYRNFMNKIFQAARFVGMHVDGETPRELPAELSVVDRWILSRLQRAADGIRRGIEEYRFNDAGSAFYQFTWHEFCDWYVEMIKPSLSPDADPAVRRDQRAVLLRAFETILALGHPFIPFLTEELWHALPGERDSILRRGYPAADTSRIDVDVEEDMGKLMEVIRAVRNIRSELNVPPARKVEVRLKGQVEEQAFLREHEEILRRLARAEKIVYKDPEYIPVQDATAVVNDIEVCLPLAGLIDFDQEAKRLRKEIDKAEAERVLVTKKLANEKFTASAPQDIVEAHRVRKTDLEEKLSKLSRNLDLVTRYLS; this is translated from the coding sequence CGATCCCTCCCGGCCAGGGGATGCCTATACGATCGTCATCCCTCCTCCCAACGTAACCGGCTCCCTCCACATGGGGCATGCGCTGAACGTGACGCTACAGGACGTCCTGATACGCTACCGGATCATGACGGGATGCAACGCCCTGTGGCTGCCGGGGACCGACCATGCGGGGATCGCCACGCAGAACGTCGTGGAGCGGCTTCTCGCGAAAGAGGGGATCGGCAGGCAGGATCTCGGCAGGGAGGCGTTCGTCGAGCGGGTTTGGAAATGGAAGGAGGAGAGCGGCGGCGTCATCCTCCGGCAACTGAAGCGGCTGGGCGCCTCCTGCGACTGGGAGCGGGAGCGGTTCACGATGGACGAAGGCCTGTCGCGCGCCGTCCGCGAGGCCTTCACCCGCCTTTACAGGAAGGGGCTGATCTACCGGGGGCGCTACATCATCAACTGGTGCCCGCGCTGCCGCACGGCCCTTTCCGACCTCGAGGTTACCTACGAGGAAACGAAGGGGGCCCTTTACTACATAAGGTATCCGGAGATGTCCGGCCGCCGCAGCGTGGTGGTGGCGACGACACGCCCCGAGACGATGCTCGGCGACACGGCTGTCGCCGTGAACCCGAAGGATGAACGGTTCGAAGGGCGCGTCGGATCGACGCTCCGGCTTCCGCTCATGGGCCGCCCCATCCCGCTGATCGCCGACGAGATGGTGGACAGGGAGTTCGGGACGGGCGCGGTGAAAATCACTCCATCGCATGATCCCAACGACTTCGAGGTGGCGAAACGCCATGAGCTTCCTTCGGTGCGCGTCATCGACGAATCGGGGAAAATGACCCCGGAAGCGGGGGCCTTCGCGGGGATGGACCGGTTCGCCTGCCGCCAGGCGGTCGTGGACAAGCTTGGCGAGGAAGGGCTCCTGGAAAAGGTCGAGCCGTACCTCCACAATGTGGGACATTGCTACCGATGCCGCACGATCGTGGAGCCCGCCGAGAGCATCCAGTGGTTCGTCAGAACCAAGCCGTTGGCGGAACCGGCGATCCGCGCCGTGAAAACGGGGGAGACTCGAATCGTTCCGTCCCAGTGGGAGAAGACCTATTTCGAATGGATGGAAAACATCCGCGACTGGTGCATATCCCGCCAGATCTGGTGGGGACACCGGATCCCCGCCTGGCATTGCGCCGGCTGCGGACAGACGACCGTCGCGGCCGACGCTCCGGACAGATGCTCCTTCTGCGGGTCCGCGAGCCTCCGGCAGGAGGACGACGTGCTGGACACGTGGTTCTCCTCCGCGCTGTGGCCGTTTTCGACGCTTGGATGGCCGGACGAAACCGAAGACATGGCCCGCTACTACCCGACGTCCGCGCTCGTCACCGGGTTCGACATCCTCTTCTTCTGGGTCGCCCGGATGATGATGATGGGGATCGCGTTCACGGGGAAGGCGCCTTTCCGCGACGTCGTGATCCACGCCCTTGTGAGGGACGTCAAGGGCGAAAAGATGAGCAAGACGCGCGGAAACGTAATCGACCCGCTCGAGGTGATGGACCGCTACGGGACGGACGCCTTCCGTTTCACGCTGGTGGCGCTGGCCGCGCAGGGCCGCGACATCCGGATGTCCGACGACCGCGTGGAAGGGTACCGCAACTTCATGAACAAGATCTTCCAGGCGGCGAGGTTCGTGGGGATGCACGTCGACGGGGAGACGCCGCGGGAACTTCCGGCGGAGCTTTCCGTCGTGGACCGCTGGATCCTGTCGCGCCTCCAGCGCGCCGCCGACGGGATTCGCCGGGGGATCGAGGAGTACCGCTTCAACGACGCGGGCTCGGCGTTCTACCAGTTCACGTGGCACGAGTTCTGCGACTGGTACGTGGAGATGATCAAGCCGTCGCTGTCCCCGGATGCCGACCCGGCGGTGCGCCGCGACCAGCGCGCTGTCCTTCTCAGGGCGTTCGAAACGATCCTCGCCCTCGGGCACCCGTTCATCCCCTTCCTGACGGAGGAACTCTGGCACGCCCTGCCCGGGGAGCGGGACAGCATCCTGCGGCGGGGATACCCGGCGGCCGACACGTCGAGGATAGACGTCGACGTCGAAGAGGACATGGGAAAGCTGATGGAAGTCATCCGGGCCGTGCGCAACATCCGCAGCGAGCTTAACGTTCCTCCGGCCAGGAAAGTGGAAGTCCGGCTGAAGGGCCAGGTTGAGGAGCAGGCTTTCCTGCGAGAGCACGAGGAGATACTGCGGCGGCTCGCCCGCGCGGAGAAGATCGTCTACAAGGATCCCGAGTACATACCGGTGCAGGACGCGACCGCTGTCGTCAACGACATCGAAGTTTGCCTCCCGCTTGCGGGCCTTATCGACTTCGATCAGGAAGCTAAACGGCTCCGGAAGGAGATCGACAAGGCCGAGGCCGAGCGCGTCCTTGTGACGAAGAAGCTCGCGAACGAAAAGTTCACGGCGAGCGCACCGCAGGACATCGTCGAAGCCCACCGCGTCCGCAAGACAGATCTCGAGGAGAAGCTTTCCAAGCTGTCCAGGAACCTGGACCTGGTCACCCGCTACCTGTCATGA
- the queD gene encoding 6-carboxytetrahydropterin synthase QueD encodes MKKELYTLAVRSSFAAAHRLRDYEGNCERLHGHNWQVEALVESEELDARGMALDFREMKGALNDIISRLDHKYLNEIPPFDAQNPSSESIAKYIFDEMERKIPGPARLARVIVWESDDARAEFSRRS; translated from the coding sequence ATGAAAAAGGAGCTGTACACACTTGCCGTCCGCTCATCGTTCGCGGCGGCACATCGGTTGCGGGACTACGAAGGGAACTGCGAACGCCTGCACGGCCACAACTGGCAGGTCGAGGCGCTCGTGGAGTCGGAGGAGCTGGACGCCAGGGGAATGGCGCTCGATTTCCGCGAGATGAAAGGCGCGCTGAACGACATCATTTCGCGGCTGGATCACAAGTATCTGAACGAAATCCCGCCGTTCGACGCGCAGAACCCGTCGTCCGAATCAATCGCCAAATACATATTCGATGAAATGGAACGGAAGATCCCCGGACCGGCCCGGCTCGCCCGCGTCATCGTGTGGGAATCCGACGACGCCCGCGCGGAGTTCTCCCGCCGGTCTTGA
- a CDS encoding menaquinone biosynthesis protein, whose product MTNRTLRVGRIPYANLLPIFHALTTHFSLDGVRFVSGTPSELNRKLRAGRLDISPCSSIEYGKHPARYLLCPGISISSRAKVMSILLLSNGPLKRLPDDPIAVSGASDTSVALLEILLRESLGKRNRLVRSHSTPREALRRYPAYLAIGDEAIRASLDGTAKHMTDLGEWWRRETGLPFVFALWIVSRESLPLRMEPLRNFARTLLSAKRIARESLTRPEHLRIGPDWMPKELRTAYWRNLSYDLDEEAEGLLRFYRLAKKFGRIPSVPPLRFLELA is encoded by the coding sequence ATGACGAATCGCACGCTACGCGTGGGGCGCATCCCCTACGCGAACCTGCTCCCGATCTTCCACGCCCTCACCACCCACTTTTCGCTGGATGGGGTGCGGTTCGTGTCCGGAACCCCCTCGGAGCTCAACCGGAAGCTTCGGGCGGGGCGACTCGACATCTCCCCTTGCTCCTCGATCGAATACGGGAAGCACCCGGCGCGGTATCTCCTGTGCCCGGGCATCTCCATCTCTTCCCGCGCGAAGGTGATGAGCATCCTGCTGCTCTCCAACGGGCCGTTGAAGAGACTCCCCGACGATCCTATCGCCGTCTCGGGCGCCTCCGACACCTCCGTCGCACTACTTGAGATCCTGCTGCGGGAGTCCCTGGGCAAGCGGAACCGCCTCGTCCGCTCCCATTCCACGCCGAGGGAGGCCTTGCGCCGATACCCGGCTTATCTCGCCATCGGCGACGAGGCGATCCGAGCAAGCCTCGACGGCACCGCGAAACACATGACGGACCTCGGGGAATGGTGGCGCCGGGAAACGGGCCTGCCGTTCGTCTTCGCGCTCTGGATCGTTTCCAGGGAATCGCTTCCCCTCCGCATGGAGCCCTTGCGCAATTTCGCCCGGACGCTGCTCAGCGCAAAGCGGATCGCGAGGGAGTCCCTTACCCGGCCCGAGCATCTCCGCATAGGCCCGGACTGGATGCCGAAGGAACTGCGCACCGCATACTGGCGGAACCTTTCCTACGACCTGGACGAGGAGGCGGAGGGTCTCCTTCGGTTCTACCGGCTCGCGAAGAAATTCGGCAGGATACCTTCCGTCCCCCCCTTGCGATTCCTCGAATTGGCCTGA
- the nadC gene encoding carboxylating nicotinate-nucleotide diphosphorylase: MIHPLEYEELVRMALREDAPFGDPFGESLKGEAAGNFIAGGVGVFCGGPVAVEVFRQVDPSVSAAFVEEGKRLQPGERVGEARGPAGSLLRGERVALNFLQKLSGVATCTARYVERAAAYGTRILDTRKTTPLFRALEKYAVRTGGGANHRFSLSDGILIKENGIRAAGGIAEAVEAARRAVPHLARVEVEVETLEDAETAIAAGADAILLDNMPPEKVGEAVRRFGGSVFLEASGGIRLENVELYARTGVDAVSIGALTHSAPALDISFELLP, translated from the coding sequence ATGATTCACCCGCTGGAGTACGAGGAGCTGGTCCGCATGGCGCTGCGGGAAGATGCGCCGTTCGGCGATCCTTTCGGCGAATCCCTGAAAGGCGAGGCGGCCGGAAACTTCATTGCGGGGGGAGTCGGCGTGTTCTGCGGAGGGCCGGTGGCCGTCGAGGTCTTCCGGCAAGTCGACCCTTCCGTGTCGGCGGCTTTCGTCGAGGAGGGGAAGCGCCTGCAGCCGGGCGAACGGGTCGGCGAGGCGCGCGGGCCTGCGGGGTCGCTGCTGCGCGGGGAACGCGTGGCGCTGAATTTTCTCCAGAAGCTCTCGGGCGTGGCGACCTGTACGGCCCGGTACGTTGAGAGGGCCGCCGCCTATGGCACTCGCATCCTCGACACACGCAAAACCACGCCCCTTTTTCGGGCGCTGGAAAAGTACGCAGTCCGCACCGGAGGGGGCGCAAACCACCGGTTTTCCCTTTCCGACGGAATCCTGATCAAGGAGAACGGGATCCGGGCGGCGGGAGGGATCGCCGAAGCGGTCGAGGCCGCACGCCGGGCCGTTCCGCACCTTGCCCGCGTGGAAGTGGAAGTGGAAACGCTGGAGGACGCGGAAACCGCGATCGCCGCCGGGGCGGACGCGATTCTCCTGGACAACATGCCGCCCGAGAAGGTTGGAGAAGCGGTTCGCCGTTTCGGCGGAAGCGTCTTCCTGGAAGCCTCCGGCGGAATCCGTCTGGAGAACGTGGAACTGTACGCGCGGACCGGTGTCGACGCCGTCTCCATAGGCGCGCTTACCCATTCCGCTCCTGCGCTCGACATATCCTTCGAGTTGCTTCCGTGA
- a CDS encoding DUF1858 domain-containing protein: MIHKDMKIEDVLRKFPQTIPVFERFGIDCAGCQLSEFENLEHGAKVHGINLEMLLRGLNDALKEKA, encoded by the coding sequence ATGATCCACAAGGACATGAAAATCGAGGACGTCCTGCGGAAATTCCCGCAGACGATTCCCGTCTTCGAGCGTTTCGGGATAGACTGCGCCGGCTGCCAGCTCTCCGAATTCGAGAACCTCGAACACGGAGCCAAGGTCCACGGCATCAACCTGGAAATGCTGTTGAGGGGCTTGAACGACGCGCTGAAGGAAAAAGCTTAG